GTACGGATCTGTGCGGGGGGCGCCGGGTAACCGGCGTCCCTACCGCGAAAGATTAGGAGCAAGAGCAAGAAAAAAAGAATGTCCCTTCGCCAGTCGGCCAACAGTTACCCAAGTTGGCGTGCTCCCCATCCCCCCTATAACCCGCCCCGGCTCAGCCCGTCAGGGCGCGTAATATTTCCCGGACCAGTTCGGCCTCCTGCGCCTCCAGTCCGGTGGTGAGCAGGGTCAACTGGAAGGGGTAAAGTCCGGTGAGCAGCCGGTGTCCCACCACCCAAAGACTCAGGGCGCAAAGCAGGACTCCCAGCGCGGTGCCCAGTCCACGCCGTTCCAGTCCCAGAAAGAGTCCGATGCGGTTGATGCGCTTTCGGGCGGGGGATGCTGCGGGGTTGCCGCCGGCAAGGAGGTTTTCCAGAATGTCGCGGGGACAGCGCCGCATCTGCCATGAGGAAATGAGACTGACCAGGCAGAGCAGGAGGATGGTCCAGTACCAGAAGAGGCGTTCCGCCAAGAGTCCTCCCGCCGGGGATGCTTCCAGCCTGCCGCTCAAGGAGAAGTAGGTGAGGAGGAACAGCCACACCAAAATGGACAGGGTGTGGACGGCCCGGCCCGCAGGCAGGTGCGCCAGGGATTTCGCGTCGCGCGAGGCGGCGAGGAATTTGCAGAGGAGCTGGAGCAGGAGGTAGAGGCCCAGATAAAGCCCCAGCACGGCGGCGATGTCCGGCAGGGGCCGGAAAAGCCGCCCGGCGTGCGCCTCGATCAGGTCCTCGCGCCGGTTCTCAAACTGGGTCAGCCGGTCCATGGCCGCCTGAAGCGAATCACGCTGCACGTCCATCTCCGCCACGGCCTCCGCGTTTTGCTGCGCGTCGGCAATCCGGCGGCGGAGGAGCAGCGCGTCCAACTGCATCCGCAACCCCGCCACGGCCTGGGCCGCGCCCAGATCGGCGTCCGCCGCCCCGGGGTCCCCCGCGACGCGGCGGCCCATGGCGGCGACCGCGTCGAGCCAGGCGTCCCAGTCGCGGAAGTCATTGTCGGCGATTTCCCCCTCAGCGCGGAGCATGATGGTGTTGTTCAGACGGTAGAGCGGCGCCAGGCAGCGCCCGGTCAGGTCACGGGCGAGTTTGGCGTGCCAGCGCCCCGACTCGGGCAGGGTGGCGTGCCACAGGGGCTTTGGAAAAACCACCGGGTCCATGCCGCTGTTCGCCCGCGCGACAAGGGCGATCACCTCGCTCAGGTCTTCCCCCTCCCCCATGGACGCCAGCAGCGCGGCGGCCTCCAGGTAGCGGGGCAGCGCGTTGCGCGGCGGGTGCAGGCTCGCCTCGCGGAAGCGTTCGCGGGCCTCGGCGGGCCGGTCCGCGAGAAAGAGGGCGCAGCCGTAGTTGATGATGAGGAAAGAGCTGCGCGGGTTCAGGCGCATGGCCTGCTCGTAGACGGTCAGGACCATGTCCGGCTCCTCGACCGCCGCCAAGGCCTCCACATATTTCGCGTTGGGCGGGTCGTTCGCCTCCGCGTCGCGCTTCACCACATTGCGCAGCACCGGGCGCGCCGACGCTTCGTGCAGGGTGAGGGACATGCGGTACTGGGTCTCGGCGCGGTCAAAGCGCAGGTAGCCCTCGGCAAACCAGAGGGCGAAGCCGAAGAACACACAGGCGGCCACGGAGTAGCGGAAGGCGCGGCGGCCCCGCCGCAGTCCGGCATGGTCCAGGGGCGTTCCCGTGTTTTCGGCGGGACTGCTCACCCGTTGCCCCCCATCAGTTTCCGGGCTATCTGCTTGCCCTCCTCGACGCCCGGCTGGTCAAAGGTGTTGACGTTGTACAGGCGGCCCGCCATGGCCGTCTCCACCTCGAGCATGTACAGGAGCTGCGCCACGGTGTGGGCGTTCACGCGGGGCAGGGTCACCCGGATCACCGGGCGGGCGCTAGCCTTGAGGGCGTCCACAGTGCCTTGGAGTTCTGCCGCCATCAGCTTGTTCATGCTCTTGCCGCGCAGGTAGTCCAGCCCGCCCACCTGCGGGAGCGTGTCCGAAATCTTGAGGGTCAGGGCGAATTTGCCCGCCTCCAGGATGTTGAAGACCTTGTTGTTCGGACCCTCGCGGTAGAGCTGGACCTGGGAGTGCTGGTCCGTGGCGCCAAGCGCCTTGATGGGGGTCTGGCCCGCGAAGACCTCGGACCCGTCCAGCCCGAAGCGCTTGCCCAGGCTCTCCGCCCACAACTGCCGGTACCAGTCCGCCACATCGCGCAGCCCGTCCGCGTAGGGCATCATCACGGACATCGTCTTCCCCTTGCGCGTGTCCAGCAGGTAATGCACCGCCGCGCGCAGGTAGGCCGGGTTCTCCGTCATGGACCCCTGTGAGCATCGTGCGTCCATGGCCGCGCAGCCCGCGCGCAGCGCGTCCAGGTCCATGCCCAGCATGGCCGCCGGGAAGGTGCCCACAGGCGAGAAGACCGAAAAGCGGCCGCCCACATTCACGGGAATGTCGAAGGAGACCAGATTGTACGCGTCGGCGACGGGATGCAGCAGGCTCTTCGGGGCGTCCGGCGTGCGCGGGCTGGTGGTCACCACCAGATGGTTGCGCATTTCCGCGGCGCCCACGGCCTTCTCCAACTGCTCCACCACGATCATCAGTTGGCTGATGGTCTCCGCCGTGCCACCGGACTTCGAGATCACGTTGTAAAGGGTCTTCTTCGGCGGGCAGAGTTTCAGCATCGCCTTGAACGTGACCGGGTCAATGTTGTCCATCACGAAGAGGCGGGGGCCGCCCCGGCGCCCGCGCGGGAGCAGGTTGTAATAGGGCGGGTTCAGCGCCGTGTTCAATGCCGTGATGCCCAGCGCCGAGCCGCCGATGCCCAGCACCACAAAATTGTCATACCCAAACTTGGCGAAGTGGGCGGCCTTCTCGCGGACATCGGCCCATGCCGCGTCGTCCTTGTGCAGGTCGTAAAAGCCGTATTTCTTCCGCGCGCGCTCGTCCTGGAGTATCCCGTGGATTTCCAGCACGCGCGGTTCGATTTCCGCCAGTTCGGACGGGGTCACCCCGTGGGCGGCGCCCACGGCGGCGGATTTGGCGCGGCTGATGTCAATTTTGAGGTCATGTACTGCGGCCATGGCGTTCTATCCTTGCTCCCGACGTTGGTTGAAAAAGGTTTCCAGCGCATTATACACCCCGTCCCTCGGGGTGCGGATGATGGGGACATCGGGCAGGGACTTGAGAAAAATCCGCCCGTAATACTTGGTGATGACCCGCTTGTCGAGAATGACCACCGCGCCCCAGTCCGAGCGCCGCCGGATCAGCCTTCCGAAACCCTGCCGGAACTTGATCACGGCCTGGGGCACGGAATACTCCATGAAGGCGTTGCCGCCCGCAGCCTCGATGGCCTCGGCGCGCGCCTCCAAAATGGGCTCGGTGGGCACCCTGAACGGGAGTTTTGGCAGTATAACACACTGCAACGCCTCCCCGGCAACGTCCACGCCCTCCCAGAAGCTGTCCGTGGCGAACAGCACGCTCGACATGTCGCGCCGGAACTCGTCAAGCAGTTGGGTTCGCGTGGCCTTTCCCTGGCACAGGGGCGTGATGCCCGCCCGCCGCAGTTCCTCCTCGAGGCTTCTGAAACTGTGGTTGAGCGCATAGAAGGAGGTGAAGAGCACAAAAGCGTGGCCCCGGGTCATTTTCAGCACCTGGCGGATGCTCTCCACGCTCTCGTCAAGGAAAGACCGGTCCGCCGGGTCCATCATGTCCGTGGGGATGCAGACCATGGCCTGCTCCCGGTGGTCGAAGGGCGAGTCCAGCATCAGCGGGCTCACCCGGCCCTCCGGCATGAGGTTCAGCCCCAGCCGGTGAAAGAGATAGTCGAAACGCCGCTCGACCGTCAGGGTGGCGGAGGTCATGACCATGGTTTTCAAATGCTCATAGACCCATTCCGCCAGGGGCTTGCCCACGTCGAGAGGGCAGCGGACCACGCGCACCCACTGCT
The DNA window shown above is from Candidatus Hydrogenedentota bacterium and carries:
- a CDS encoding glucose-6-phosphate isomerase (catalyzes the formation of D-fructose 6-phosphate from D-glucose 6-phosphate), producing MAAVHDLKIDISRAKSAAVGAAHGVTPSELAEIEPRVLEIHGILQDERARKKYGFYDLHKDDAAWADVREKAAHFAKFGYDNFVVLGIGGSALGITALNTALNPPYYNLLPRGRRGGPRLFVMDNIDPVTFKAMLKLCPPKKTLYNVISKSGGTAETISQLMIVVEQLEKAVGAAEMRNHLVVTTSPRTPDAPKSLLHPVADAYNLVSFDIPVNVGGRFSVFSPVGTFPAAMLGMDLDALRAGCAAMDARCSQGSMTENPAYLRAAVHYLLDTRKGKTMSVMMPYADGLRDVADWYRQLWAESLGKRFGLDGSEVFAGQTPIKALGATDQHSQVQLYREGPNNKVFNILEAGKFALTLKISDTLPQVGGLDYLRGKSMNKLMAAELQGTVDALKASARPVIRVTLPRVNAHTVAQLLYMLEVETAMAGRLYNVNTFDQPGVEEGKQIARKLMGGNG